One window from the genome of Fulvivirga lutea encodes:
- a CDS encoding SDR family oxidoreductase, with the protein MKILITGSNGLLGQKLVKLLIENNEEVIATAHNGNRLPAKYSGYTFEVMDITDPVSVQKVLQKHNPEAVINTAAMTNVDECEKDKEGCDLLNVEAVKHLIEGCNHIHAHLIHLSTDFIFDGSHGPLAEDEQPNPISYYGESKLKSEQLVKKDSKKWSIIRTVLVYGIAHDMSRSNIILWVKNSLENGKNIQVVNDQWRTPTLAEDLAEGCYLVTKNKAEGIFHISGSDMLTPYEIAIKTADFFDLDASLIEETDGSKFTQPAKRPPKTGFIIEKAKKQLGYQPHSFTEGLKVLAGQLQSS; encoded by the coding sequence ATGAAAATATTAATTACGGGCAGTAATGGGCTTTTAGGCCAGAAACTTGTAAAGCTTCTCATTGAAAATAATGAAGAAGTTATTGCTACTGCCCATAATGGAAATCGCCTTCCTGCTAAATATTCCGGCTACACCTTCGAGGTAATGGATATTACAGATCCTGTTAGCGTACAGAAGGTACTGCAAAAACATAACCCTGAAGCTGTTATTAATACAGCAGCCATGACTAATGTGGATGAATGCGAGAAGGATAAAGAAGGTTGTGATTTATTAAATGTAGAAGCTGTCAAACATTTAATTGAAGGATGTAATCATATACATGCACATCTAATTCATCTTTCAACTGACTTTATATTTGATGGCAGTCATGGCCCGCTGGCCGAAGATGAACAGCCCAATCCAATCAGCTATTATGGCGAGAGTAAGCTGAAATCAGAACAACTGGTCAAGAAGGATAGTAAAAAATGGAGCATTATCAGAACGGTTTTAGTGTATGGTATTGCTCATGACATGAGCCGATCAAACATTATACTTTGGGTGAAGAATAGTTTGGAAAATGGCAAAAACATTCAGGTAGTGAATGATCAATGGCGAACTCCTACCCTGGCTGAAGATTTGGCCGAAGGCTGTTATTTAGTTACCAAGAATAAAGCGGAAGGTATCTTTCATATAAGTGGAAGCGACATGCTTACTCCCTACGAAATAGCGATAAAAACTGCTGATTTTTTCGATTTAGATGCTAGTCTTATTGAAGAAACCGATGGTTCGAAGTTTACACAACCGGCAAAACGACCGCCCAAAACAGGTTTTATTATCGAAAAAGCTAAGAAACAACTCGGCTATCAACCCCATAGTTTCACAGAAGGTCTAAAAGTTTTGGCGGGTCAATTACAAAGCAGCTAA